From the genome of bacterium:
AGCAACGATTGTCCCCCGGAATGTTTTGTGTTTGGTAATCTCCATGTTGAATCAGATGAAATTCAGGATGCTGTCATTTTTATCAACGGTCATCAAACAGATAAAAAAGTTCCGGCAACATTTAATAGCTTGATTATCGGTGAATATGAAGTAGGAGTTAAAATCAAAGGCAAAATCGTTTCAAAAAAAGTTATTGTAAAAATGAATGAAGAAAATCACGTGCGGGTTAATCCGAAAGAAATTGCAAAGGAAATCAAAAAGCAGGAATTGGCGCAAAGGGCTTTGAAAAAAGCGCAAAAAGAAAAAGAAGAAAAAGAGAAATGGAAAAAAGAAAGATTAGAACAAGAGCAAGAAACGATTCGATTAATTGAAGAAAAGAAAATTAGAAATCAAAAAAAGGAAAAATTGCATTGGCACAAAGGCGTAACCGTTGGTGCAAATTCTTTTCAAACTGGTAAATTTAAAGTCAGTGGAATAACATATGATACAGATGGTAAATTTGGTTTTCATGTGGGTGCATATGTAGCGATCCCGGTTGAAAATTTCATTTATATACATAATGAATTGCGAATCCAACAAAGAAATTTTGAGGTTAGAAATTGGTGGAATAAACGTCTTGAATATTTACAAGATATACTTTTAATCAAGAAACGTTTGTTGGGAGATTGTCTTGTGAATGTGGGCGTGGGAGTTGGTTTCCTTTTGAACGATAATAAAGTAAAATATGCTATTTCATATGACCTAACTAATCGATTTGTAAAACTTAAACAAACGGAATTTTTTGGTCATTTAGGAATTGGGCTAGGTTTAGCAGAAGGGCTGTTTGTTGGATTTGAAATGTCACTACCAGAATCGGGGACCGGTACATATCCATTAAATATTCAACGAAAGACTTATGAAATTGCTGTTAGAGTTGCTTTTTAAAGATTGAAAAAAACCAAGTCAAAAGAGCCGCAAACGCAGCTGTATCTACTTTTGGAAAGGAATTGTTAAAGAAATTTGAAATTGAAAATAATGCGGATAGTAAATAAAGATCACTTATTCTTCCCTCTCAATTCTCGCTCCCAATGCATTCAACCTTACATCAATGTTTTGATAACCGCGGTCTAGTTGCTGGACGTTTTGGATCGTGGACGTACCTTCAGCACAAAGCGATGCAATGAGTAGCGCCATGCCTGCGCGAATGTCCGGGCTGGTGATAAGTTCGCCGTGCAGCGGCGTTGGGCCGTGAATGATCGCGCGATGCGGATCACACAAAACAATACGTGCGCCCATCGTGATCAATTTATCGACAAAAAATAACCGGCTTTCAAACATTTTTTCAAACACCAAAACCATTCCTTTGCATTGCGTGGCGGAAACTACGATGATACTTGTCAGATCGGCTGGGAAGCCCGGCCACGGCGCATCGTCGATCTTCGGCACTGCGCCATCCATGTCGGAAGCAATTTCCAGCGACTGCTCGCCGGAAACAAATAAATCATTGCCACGGATTTCGACATTAATGCCCAAACGATTCATTACAAGCA
Proteins encoded in this window:
- a CDS encoding PorT family protein, which produces MKAIFLLLLLIASDVHAQMDSIATISISSNYSDASIWIDDKETGFKSPSVISGIKIGQHKVTLRWVDFQRHTEYIAEQTIVVKSADSNYFFIEFSPVSVTIVCNAENTKLFLNGQLKGEGNDLVIDRIIPGIYHLKLSQPFGVTAEKSVYFPPNSNDCPPECFVFGNLHVESDEIQDAVIFINGHQTDKKVPATFNSLIIGEYEVGVKIKGKIVSKKVIVKMNEENHVRVNPKEIAKEIKKQELAQRALKKAQKEKEEKEKWKKERLEQEQETIRLIEEKKIRNQKKEKLHWHKGVTVGANSFQTGKFKVSGITYDTDGKFGFHVGAYVAIPVENFIYIHNELRIQQRNFEVRNWWNKRLEYLQDILLIKKRLLGDCLVNVGVGVGFLLNDNKVKYAISYDLTNRFVKLKQTEFFGHLGIGLGLAEGLFVGFEMSLPESGTGTYPLNIQRKTYEIAVRVAF